TCTACAGTTCAAGTCTCTGTTTCGGTTTTCCTTTCCtgtcaatttattttatagAACTGCAAGTCTGCAATCCAGGATGCCTACATGgttcacatatataattttgtctaacaatacaagtgctatacTTAGCAGTAAAACAAGCATAACCATCTGTTGGGCGGATACAATAAAGAGCCAAGTCCATCAATGAGTAGCTAGGGGATCGTTGGACAGAGGTCAGTGAAGGGTCAAGACCAACATCTGCCTCTCGAACATGTGATGGTGGTCATAAAATTACTATCTTCTCTACCAAAGgtgtcaaagtgggccgaagCCCGCAGAGTAGCCTTAACCCGATCCACCACAGTCGAGTTAGGACATATCACGGGCCTCACAGGCTTAGCTCGCGCGGGTTGGCACGTTACACTTGCGGGCCCTGGGCCAACCCGCGGgctatccaaatatatatatacatatatatactaaacacAATTTTATCAACATTATCATGTTCTAACTCCTCGACGTCatggatgaattttttaaaaaactcatTCCGCTCCACCGAATGCGAATACCTACTctcctttttcaattttagtttagtGATTCAGTTTgcccgataagcccgacaaTCCGTAATTTTAGGTTAGGGCCAACCCAACCTaataaaaagatcattaagCCCAAACTGATAAGTCCAACAAACTTAGTTAGTTGGCCCAATTGATATCCCTACAATTAGTTATAGTTTTTAACTCAGTGGTAAGCATTCCATCCTAACAAATATGATGTCGGGTTCGAAAAAGCAGAGACATTGTTGTCAATCACGATTGTAAATTGCAGTACTAGGAAAGGGGAGCACTCACATTTTCAAACTCCTGTATTAAGGTGGGATCAACATTTTCCTCAGGCTCCCATGTTGCCTCCTCAATGTCTGACCACTTCACCAAGTACTCCATTTTCCCACTCTCCCCTTCTCTCCTCTCCAACACACACTCTGCCACTGCGTACTCCAGCCCGGCCTCGAAATCGCGCACCAAATCCTCCGCTACCAGCCAACCCTTCACCCATTCGTTGTCCTCTCCATCTTTCCATTTCACCAAATACTCAACGTTCTCGCCCTTCCCTCTCTTCTCTAGTATCTCCTGCACTTCAGCGAATTCAAAAATGGCGTCTTCTAGAACCCTAATTACATTCTCCAACCCTAATCTCCGCGCGAATTGCATCGGGTTTCCCTTCGGAGTTTGCTTCAGAATCATCCTTGCCAAGTCCAGAGGCGTCTGAGCTTTATCGTCCTCCGCCTCCGGATCCGCTCCCAGCTCGATCAGCAGCTTCGCCACGCCGGGTCGGACGTAGCCGGCCGCCATGTGCAGAGGCGTCAAGCCGCCGCGTTTGTCCTTGTAATTGATCTCCGCGCCGGCTTCCGCTAATAGCTTGACGCACTCCTCCGACCCGAGCCCCGAAACGAAGAGCAGAGCCGTCCGGCCGTCCTCGTCCACGGCGTCCACGTCCCGCCCGTCGCCGGCCTCGACGAGCTTCCGGAGAGCCGATTCGTCGGCCTTCCTGGCGGCCGTCCACCACGGCGTCTCGTACTCCGCGACGACGTCCTTGGCAATGTAGTCCGACGGGACCCAGGTCGGCGAATGCTCGTCTTTCCACTCTATCAGATACTCCATTCCCTTCCCGTCCTCGGTCGCCCTGCTGCCGATGATCTTGTTAACCTCGCCGTAGGTTTCGTCTTCGTCGTAGTCCTCGAATCGCGGCGGAGCTAATCCCTCCTCCGCTTCTTGTTGGGGGGTCTGAAGGGCGGCGGAGAGAAGGAGGTTTTGGCGGGATTGGCGGAGGCGGAAGGGCAAAGAGTTTGGTGGAGAAGGGTGAGAGAGAGTGGGGAGTTGGGGTTTGAGTTTAAGGTGGGAGAGATGAGAAGGCGCGAGCAGAGCGTCCATTGCAATGGAGAGTGGGAATGGGAGTAGAGGTTGTTTGGTTATTTTGGGTGGCCATCAACTGCTCTCACTTTCTGCAACTCAATCCGTTCCGTTAGTTAGATTTCCAATGGATAAGCTTTCTTGTATTTgttccctcaatttttaatttttatattttaattattttaaaacaaaaaaaaatgactttttatgtaatttaacaccgttaaaattaattaatgcatCTTTTTAGTTTTGAACTCTTACGTGTGCCGTTTGGTGGGAGGGAATTTGAGTTTTATTTCCACTTAATTCTCACATTATTTCAAAAGGCAACTAAATTGCTTAATTTGGTGGGAGGGAATTAAAATTCctaattttcatggaattagaatctcatgtCCCTTTGGGATTTTAATTTTGTGAATtttaggaagaagaaaaaaaagagaatactaagacaaaattaccccctattttttagtatatatttaatgaCTAACCTTCCTTTCTAGATGATGgcgtgtattattcttcgactacCGTTAATAGAGAACGTCGTTCCtgagcaataatcattctaggcTCACCTTAATTaagtatgttttctcaaaactctcaagtatttaaatttgatgtgtATATAGCGTATTTGCCTACAttttgaagaacaaaattttgaatttaatatgttatatttttttttgtgtttggatATGCTAATGGGTCCAATAAATACTTGTCATATAAGATGATTaataattagtaataataataataagagttaattttagCAATGGCctctgactatgttgatttttcaaaattagtccccgacttttaatttggacaatttaagtctcttaactttcaaattctttccaatgttggtcatttagtcaaattttggttaagttgaggtcaaatgaaggggtaaaattgtccgttcacctgtatagtgtattattatttgtatttctcctgtcctatacgctatatatataaatataatctcagtcgactgtgattatattcatatatacaacgtataggacaagagaaatgcgagtaataatacattaaacatgtgaacggacaattttatcccttcatttgacctcaacttaaccaaaatttgacgaaatgaccaacattaaaaagaatttgaaagtcaagggacctaaattgtccaaattaaaagtcagggactaattttggaaaatcaatatagtcagagaaccattgctggaattaactctaataataacaacaacaatggccattttggactttatactacttatttcctttcaattctcatgtataccaaacattggaattgaaactCCGAGTAATTTAAATCCTGCAaatcaaacactggaatttaaactccactttatttccacattattcttttcccatgaaattacaattcatttcccacataattccttccctccaaccaaacgtccCGTTAAAGGCTGGAAAATGTATGATAGGGAAATGAATTccatagaaaataaattacaacAACTATGATGTAGTGTGGTGATGGTATTGATCAATTATTATAcgatggaccatggtccaaaaacgacatTGTTTCTCTAAGTAAAAAGAAATAGTGGTCGTTATGCTTAATTAATCTCGTATTTATGATGTGCtcagaataaaataaaaatgtaatatgtcTAATGAAGCTAAATAACATGTCTTACATATTGTgggtatattgtcaaatgaaactataattgaATTAGAAATATACTTTAGTTATGTACTTAcgttataatgaaactacagtgtatctaaaatgaaactgaatagcatgtctcatatattgaatatatattatcaaatgaaattgtagttgaattaaaattgGAGTCATCAAAATGA
This portion of the Ipomoea triloba cultivar NCNSP0323 chromosome 5, ASM357664v1 genome encodes:
- the LOC116020823 gene encoding signal recognition particle 43 kDa protein, chloroplastic, with product MDALLAPSHLSHLKLKPQLPTLSHPSPPNSLPFRLRQSRQNLLLSAALQTPQQEAEEGLAPPRFEDYDEDETYGEVNKIIGSRATEDGKGMEYLIEWKDEHSPTWVPSDYIAKDVVAEYETPWWTAARKADESALRKLVEAGDGRDVDAVDEDGRTALLFVSGLGSEECVKLLAEAGAEINYKDKRGGLTPLHMAAGYVRPGVAKLLIELGADPEAEDDKAQTPLDLARMILKQTPKGNPMQFARRLGLENVIRVLEDAIFEFAEVQEILEKRGKGENVEYLVKWKDGEDNEWVKGWLVAEDLVRDFEAGLEYAVAECVLERREGESGKMEYLVKWSDIEEATWEPEENVDPTLIQEFENDGKKL